A single window of Solanum dulcamara chromosome 5, daSolDulc1.2, whole genome shotgun sequence DNA harbors:
- the LOC129890074 gene encoding cyclin-dependent kinase D-3-like — MSEVEKLLAMNRKVADRYLKREVLGEGTYGVVYKAIDTKSGQVVAIKKIRIGKQKEGVNFTALREIKLLKELKDPSVIELIECFPHKGNLHLVFEFMETDLEAVIRDRNIFLSPADIKSYIQMTLKGLAFCHKKWVLHRDMKPNNLLIGPHGQLKLADFGLARIFGSPDRRFTHQVFARWYRAPELLFGAKQYGPGVDVWAAACIFAELLLRRPFLQGNSDIDQLGKIFAAFGTPKPSQWPDMIYLPDYVEYQYVPGQPFKTLFPTATDDCLDLLSKMFTYDPKVRISAQQALEHRYFSSGPPPTEPALLPRPPPKREPANPKVSDLNPHDGPVVLSPPRKSRRVMPHREGFEANVHPEKMDDHGNEIRQAAGERSEQVPMSLDFSVFGTKPPTRPTINSADRSHLKRKLDLEFQPEEE; from the exons ATGTCCGAAGTAGAGAAATTATTGGCTATGAATAGGAAAGTAGCAGATCGTTATCTGAAACGAGAAGTTCTTGGCGAAGGTACTTATGGTGTTGTCTACAAGGCGATTGATACGAAG AGCGGCCAGGTTGTTGCTATCAAGAAAATTCGTATTGGGAAACAGAAGGAAGGGGTGAATTTTACTGCCCTGAGGGAAATCAAATtattgaaagagctgaaggatCCTAGCGTTATTGAATTGATTGAGTGCTTCCCGCACAAAGGAAACTTGCATCTTGTGTTTGAGTTCATGGAGACAGATCTCGAGGCTGTGATTCGTGATAGGAATATCTTCCTCTCACCTGCGGATATAAAATCTTATATCCAGATGACATTGAAAGGTCTTGCTTTTTGTCACAAGAAATGGGTCTTGCATAG AGATATGAAACCAAACAATTTACTGATTGGACCTCATGGGCAGCTTAAGCTTGCTGACTTTGGATTAGCACGAATATTTGGTAGCCCTGACAGAAGATTCACTCATCAG GTTTTTGCCCGGTGGTACAGAGCACCAGAGTTATTGTTTGGTGCGAAGCAGTATGGACCTGGAGTAGATGTTTGGGCTGCTGCATGTATCTTTGCTGAGCTCCTCCTGCGGCGACCATTTTTGCAG GGAAACAGTGATATTGATCAGCTAGGGAAGATTTTTGCGGCCTTTGGGACCCCGAAGCCTTCACAATGGCCTGATATGATCTACTTGCCAGATTATGTTGAGTACCAATATGTCCCTGGACAGCCATTCAAAACACTGTTTCCAACGGCTACTGATGATTGCCTGGATCTTCTGTCAAAGATGTTTACGTACGATCCAAAAGTTAGGATCTCAGCACAGCAAGCATTGGAGCATCG gtACTTCTCATCAGGACCTCCACCTACGGAACCAGCTCTGCTTCCAAGACCTCCCCCTAAGCGAGAGCCTGCAAATCCTAAGGTGTCAGATCTGAATCCACATGATGGTCCTGTGGTATTGTCTCCACCAAGAAAGTCAAGAAGAGTGATGCCTCATCGCGAAGGATTTGAGGCAAATGTGCACCCAGAAAAGATGGATGACCATGGAAATGAGATCCGACAAGCTGCTGGTGAAAGGAGTGAACAAGTACCCATGTCACTGGATTTCTCTGTCTTTGGGACTAAACCACCTACTAGACCGACCATTAACAG TGCAGACAGATCACATTTGAAAAGGAAATTAGATCTTGAATTCCAACCCGAAGAGGAATAA
- the LOC129890075 gene encoding AT-rich interactive domain-containing protein 2-like isoform X2 produces MEEWTSLNGDFMVFKGNRLSDFAIDSGKNRLRSLFDRALAVFLSEKSEKKGVRTLPVLTGSGKPLDLFKLFWIVREKGGYDLVSCKNLWGYVAEHCGLDTGAVASVKLAYAKYLSEFDHWLRPVLKDGNLVEGEGGVIRKLDLLLKELETKFSDLFPSKNGCKEELICKVNNQVDFEMFTAQSVNETNDYSEHRSCNAEHRKHKLNNGDERLVCKMANDTVFLVSTEGIVEKIIHRAPDDDEKLAQDGKNNTTSTREVIQGAVAKMIGMAEKENNDKETFSVLNGSDTTAASGKSVIDDVIASRKRKRESPCFSLMLNWVKHAAKHSNDPEIGEVPNSSKWKGHTGNEFWFQALSVREALLKKSHIDTDAEEANPQKKQRMQPSMYEEEKLNNQPAEKLRCSKRIPASQKHILCRGCSSCPTSRNKVETHQKKEDGIAPDPTRIAPDLTSVEVSVPEKTKASNDQPIYSEAFVGPLYQAEVPEWTGVISESDSKWLGTRMWPPEVEKTNSLVVLDPIGKGRQSSCGCPFPQSTECNRFHIAEKRFKLKLELGTLFFRWRFDRMGEEVSLSWTAKEEERFKASVRSSASSKNKLWKNYKRLFPSKTRNMLVSYYFNVFLIKRRSYQNRVTPKDLDSDDDEKEFGCVGGGFGDIAVRVPPFRPSLTCSQNKVCTDLQ; encoded by the exons ATGGAAGAATGGACGAGTTTAAATGGTGACTTTATGGTTTTTAAAGGAAATAGATTGAGTGATTTTGCTATAGATTCTGGTAAGAATAGGCTTAGGAGCTTGTTTGATCGAGCTCTTGCAGTTTTTCTCAGTGAGAAATCTGAGAAAAAAGGTGTAAGGACTCTTCCAGTTTTGACTGGTAGTGGGAAGCCTCTAGATTTGTTTAAACTCTTCTGGATTGTGAGGGAAAAAGGTGGTTATGATCTGGTTTCGTGCAAGAACTTGTGGGGTTATGTTGCAGAGCATTGCGGGTTAGATACTGGGGCTGTTGCGTCTGTGAAGTTGGCTTATGCTAAGTATTTGAGTGAATTTGATCATTGGCTACGACCAGTACTTAAAGATGGGAACTTGGTGGAAGGAGAGGGTGGTGTTATTCGGAAACTTGATTTATTGTTGAAGGAGTTGGAGACAAAGTTTAGTGATTTGTTTCCTTCTAAAAATGGTTGCAAGGAAGAGCTTATTTGTAAGGTCAATAATCAGGTTGATTTTGAAATGTTTACTGCTCAAAGTGTCAATGAAACTAATGATTACTCAGAGCACAGAAGTTGCAATGCTGAACACAGGAAGCATAAACTTAACAATGGTGATGAAAGGCTTGTTTGTAAGATGGCCAATGACACAGTCTTCTTGGTATCTACCGAGGGGATTGTTGAGAAAATCATACATCGAGCACCTGATGATGACGAAAAATTAGCCCAGGATGGTAAAAATAATACAACATCTACCAGAGAGGTTATTCAGGGAGCCGTTGCTAAGATGATTGGCATGGCAGAAAAAGAGAACAATGACAAAGAAACCTTTTCCGTTCTGAATGGTTCTGATACTACTGCGGCATCGGGCAAGAGTGTTATTGATGACGTAATTGCTTCTcgtaagagaaaaagagaatcTCCATGTTTCTCCTTAATGTTAAATTGGGTTAAACACGCGGCAAAACATTCTAATGATCCTGAAATTGGAGAAGTTCCTAACTCTTCGAAGTGGAAAGGTCATACAGGCAACGAGTTCTGGTTCCAGGCCTTGTCGGTTAGGGAAGCACTGCTGAAGAAAAGCCATATTGATACGGATGCAGAGGAAGCTAACCCTCAG AAGAAGCAGAGGATGCAGCCGTCCATgtatgaagaagaaaaacttAACAATCAGCCTGCAGAAAAACTAAGATGCAGCAAAAGGATCCCCGCTTCACAAAAACACATTCTTTGTAGAGGTTGCAGCTCATGTCCGACCTCTCGAAATAAAGTTGAAACTCATCAGAAGAAAGAAGATGGTATTGCGCCAGATCCTACAAGAATTGCGCCAGATCTTACCAGTGTTGAGGTATCAGTACCAGAAAAAACTAAAGCTTCCAATGATCAGCCAATATACTCTGAAGCTTTCGTGGGTCCTCTCTACCAAGCTGAAGTCCCTGAATGGACTGGGGTGATTTCTGAGAGCGATTCCAAGTGGTTAGGCACACGAATGTGGCCTCCAGAAGTGGAAAAAACAAATTCTTTGGTTGTGTTAGATCCTATCGGAAAGGGAAGACAAAGTTCATGTGGTTGTCCATTTCCGCAATCTACTGAATGCAACAGGTTCCATATTGCAGAGAAGAGGTTTAAATTGAAGCTTGAGCTTGGTACTTTGTTCTTCCGGTGGAGGTTTGACCGCATGGGGGAGGAAGTTTCGCTTTCATGGACAGCTAAGGAGGAAGAAAGGTTCAAAGCTTCGGTTAGGTCAAGTGCTTCATCAAAAAACAAATTGTGGAAGAACTATAAGAGACTATTCCCATCCAAGACTAGGAATATGTTGGTTAGCTATTACTTCAATGTATTCCTTATCAAGCGTCGGAGCTATCAAAACCGGGTTACTCCAAAAGACCTCGATAGCGATGATGATGAGAAAGAGTTTGGATGTGTCGGTGGCGGTTTTGGTGACATTGCAGTTCGTGTACCACCCTTCAGGCCTTCACTGACATGCAGCCAGAATAAGGTATGCACTGATCTGCAGTGA
- the LOC129890075 gene encoding AT-rich interactive domain-containing protein 2-like isoform X1 gives MEFYKTSIEEKRYNLFVLMEEWTSLNGDFMVFKGNRLSDFAIDSGKNRLRSLFDRALAVFLSEKSEKKGVRTLPVLTGSGKPLDLFKLFWIVREKGGYDLVSCKNLWGYVAEHCGLDTGAVASVKLAYAKYLSEFDHWLRPVLKDGNLVEGEGGVIRKLDLLLKELETKFSDLFPSKNGCKEELICKVNNQVDFEMFTAQSVNETNDYSEHRSCNAEHRKHKLNNGDERLVCKMANDTVFLVSTEGIVEKIIHRAPDDDEKLAQDGKNNTTSTREVIQGAVAKMIGMAEKENNDKETFSVLNGSDTTAASGKSVIDDVIASRKRKRESPCFSLMLNWVKHAAKHSNDPEIGEVPNSSKWKGHTGNEFWFQALSVREALLKKSHIDTDAEEANPQKKQRMQPSMYEEEKLNNQPAEKLRCSKRIPASQKHILCRGCSSCPTSRNKVETHQKKEDGIAPDPTRIAPDLTSVEVSVPEKTKASNDQPIYSEAFVGPLYQAEVPEWTGVISESDSKWLGTRMWPPEVEKTNSLVVLDPIGKGRQSSCGCPFPQSTECNRFHIAEKRFKLKLELGTLFFRWRFDRMGEEVSLSWTAKEEERFKASVRSSASSKNKLWKNYKRLFPSKTRNMLVSYYFNVFLIKRRSYQNRVTPKDLDSDDDEKEFGCVGGGFGDIAVRVPPFRPSLTCSQNKVCTDLQ, from the exons ATGGAATTTTATAAAACATCAATTGAAGAG AAAAGGTACAATCTTTTCGTGTTGATGGAAGAATGGACGAGTTTAAATGGTGACTTTATGGTTTTTAAAGGAAATAGATTGAGTGATTTTGCTATAGATTCTGGTAAGAATAGGCTTAGGAGCTTGTTTGATCGAGCTCTTGCAGTTTTTCTCAGTGAGAAATCTGAGAAAAAAGGTGTAAGGACTCTTCCAGTTTTGACTGGTAGTGGGAAGCCTCTAGATTTGTTTAAACTCTTCTGGATTGTGAGGGAAAAAGGTGGTTATGATCTGGTTTCGTGCAAGAACTTGTGGGGTTATGTTGCAGAGCATTGCGGGTTAGATACTGGGGCTGTTGCGTCTGTGAAGTTGGCTTATGCTAAGTATTTGAGTGAATTTGATCATTGGCTACGACCAGTACTTAAAGATGGGAACTTGGTGGAAGGAGAGGGTGGTGTTATTCGGAAACTTGATTTATTGTTGAAGGAGTTGGAGACAAAGTTTAGTGATTTGTTTCCTTCTAAAAATGGTTGCAAGGAAGAGCTTATTTGTAAGGTCAATAATCAGGTTGATTTTGAAATGTTTACTGCTCAAAGTGTCAATGAAACTAATGATTACTCAGAGCACAGAAGTTGCAATGCTGAACACAGGAAGCATAAACTTAACAATGGTGATGAAAGGCTTGTTTGTAAGATGGCCAATGACACAGTCTTCTTGGTATCTACCGAGGGGATTGTTGAGAAAATCATACATCGAGCACCTGATGATGACGAAAAATTAGCCCAGGATGGTAAAAATAATACAACATCTACCAGAGAGGTTATTCAGGGAGCCGTTGCTAAGATGATTGGCATGGCAGAAAAAGAGAACAATGACAAAGAAACCTTTTCCGTTCTGAATGGTTCTGATACTACTGCGGCATCGGGCAAGAGTGTTATTGATGACGTAATTGCTTCTcgtaagagaaaaagagaatcTCCATGTTTCTCCTTAATGTTAAATTGGGTTAAACACGCGGCAAAACATTCTAATGATCCTGAAATTGGAGAAGTTCCTAACTCTTCGAAGTGGAAAGGTCATACAGGCAACGAGTTCTGGTTCCAGGCCTTGTCGGTTAGGGAAGCACTGCTGAAGAAAAGCCATATTGATACGGATGCAGAGGAAGCTAACCCTCAG AAGAAGCAGAGGATGCAGCCGTCCATgtatgaagaagaaaaacttAACAATCAGCCTGCAGAAAAACTAAGATGCAGCAAAAGGATCCCCGCTTCACAAAAACACATTCTTTGTAGAGGTTGCAGCTCATGTCCGACCTCTCGAAATAAAGTTGAAACTCATCAGAAGAAAGAAGATGGTATTGCGCCAGATCCTACAAGAATTGCGCCAGATCTTACCAGTGTTGAGGTATCAGTACCAGAAAAAACTAAAGCTTCCAATGATCAGCCAATATACTCTGAAGCTTTCGTGGGTCCTCTCTACCAAGCTGAAGTCCCTGAATGGACTGGGGTGATTTCTGAGAGCGATTCCAAGTGGTTAGGCACACGAATGTGGCCTCCAGAAGTGGAAAAAACAAATTCTTTGGTTGTGTTAGATCCTATCGGAAAGGGAAGACAAAGTTCATGTGGTTGTCCATTTCCGCAATCTACTGAATGCAACAGGTTCCATATTGCAGAGAAGAGGTTTAAATTGAAGCTTGAGCTTGGTACTTTGTTCTTCCGGTGGAGGTTTGACCGCATGGGGGAGGAAGTTTCGCTTTCATGGACAGCTAAGGAGGAAGAAAGGTTCAAAGCTTCGGTTAGGTCAAGTGCTTCATCAAAAAACAAATTGTGGAAGAACTATAAGAGACTATTCCCATCCAAGACTAGGAATATGTTGGTTAGCTATTACTTCAATGTATTCCTTATCAAGCGTCGGAGCTATCAAAACCGGGTTACTCCAAAAGACCTCGATAGCGATGATGATGAGAAAGAGTTTGGATGTGTCGGTGGCGGTTTTGGTGACATTGCAGTTCGTGTACCACCCTTCAGGCCTTCACTGACATGCAGCCAGAATAAGGTATGCACTGATCTGCAGTGA
- the LOC129890076 gene encoding probable E3 ubiquitin-protein ligase RHB1A — protein sequence MGNCCCCCCASKGVELNGSPSFYRYPTVPEEREPLSSHHVTAAAFSPALLVDTNLDTSSPDTYRPPPMPMPYETYEGRPRTPPGNRDGIKNEAAVQVTNSETGGALNSADAAEAVDKDKKESEGNVQTADIQLDAIKEVEDELEKSEELKKSNVPVVLPPQEECPICLEEYDAENPKMSTKCEHQFHLSCILEWMERSDTCPVCDQETVFNPAIDE from the exons atgggtaattgttgctgttgctgttgtgCTTCAAAAGGAGTGGAATTGAACGGTTCACCATCATTTTATCGC TATCCTACAGTGCCAGAAGAGCGCGAACCTTTGTCATCTCATCATGTCACAGCTGCAGCATTCTCCCCTGCGCTTTTGGTTGATACAAATCTGGATACCTCAAGTCCTGACACTTACAGACCACCTCCGATGCCAATGCCTTATGAAACATATGAGGGAAGGCCCAGGACTCCACCAGGTAATCGAGATGGCATCAAGAACGAGGCAGCAGTTCAAGTAACAAACAGTGAAACTGGTGGTGCATTGAACTCAGCAGACGCTGCCGAAGCTGTAGACAAGGATAAAAAGGAGTCTGAAGGCAATGTGCAAACCGCAGATATCCAGCTTGATGCAATTAAGGAAGTGGAAGATGAACTTGAGAAGTCTGAGGAACTCAAAAAATCCAATGTACCTGTGGTTTTGCCACCACAAGAAGAGTGTCCCATCTGTCTTGAAG AATATGATGCTGAGAATCCAAAAATGAGCACAAAATGCGAGCATCAGTTTCATCTTTCATGCATTCTTGAATGGATGGAGAGAAGTGACACCTGCCCCGTCTGTGATCAG GAAACGGTTTTTAATCCTGCAATTGATGAATAG
- the LOC129890078 gene encoding uncharacterized protein LOC129890078: MLETQLCPARVLSPFREESGDEELSVLPRHTKVIVTGNNRTKSVLLGLQGVVKKAVGLGGWHWLVLKNGVEVKLQRNALSVLEPPTGDEEDDDYDFDDSSSGSDLGEKENHHFATGVVYRKVSKPRVRYTRPWALSGPPKTMNHGNCREVEPNYLQPRLNLAKLGTGSLWRYWRNFNLAHISPNPTKEQLLSAVQQHFSSQRVNEVQVVVEFIRAAKRLRSTDTH; the protein is encoded by the exons ATGCTGGAGACTCAACTTTGTCCTGCTCGGGTGTTATCACCTTTCCGCGAAGAGAGTGGTGATGAGGAACTGTCTGTACTTCCTAGGCATACCAAAGTTATTGTGACGGGAAACAACAGAACCAAGAGTGTTTTGCTGGGGCTTCAGGGAGTTGTCAAGAAGGCTGTTGGGCTTGGTGGTTGGCATTGGCTG GTCCTGAAAAATGGGGTTGAAGTCAAGCTACAAAGAAATGCGTTGAGTGTGCTAGAACCTCCCACGGGGGATGAAGAAGACGATGATTATGACTTTGATGACTCAAGCAGTGGTTCAGACCTTGGTGAAAAAGAAAATCATCACTTTG CTACTGGTGTCGTATACCGAAAAGTGAGCAAGCCTAGAGTTCGTTATACAAGGCCATGGGCCTTATCTGGACCACCAAAGACGATGAACCATGGCAATTGCAGAGAAGTTGAACCTAACTATTTGCAACCG AGGTTGAACTTGGCAAAACTAGGAACTGGTTCATTATGGAGGTACTGGCGAAACTTCAACCTT GCACATATTAGCCCTAACCCAACGAAGGAACAACTACTTAGCGCAGTGCAGCAGCACTTCTCATCACAG CGAGTGAACGAGGTACAAGTGGTGGTGGAATTCATCCGTGCAGCCAAGAGATTAAGATCAACTGACACACATTGA